One part of the Raphanus sativus cultivar WK10039 chromosome 7, ASM80110v3, whole genome shotgun sequence genome encodes these proteins:
- the LOC108814612 gene encoding heavy metal-associated isoprenylated plant protein 21 isoform X1, translating to MGALDYISSFCSYTYSNAKTKRKPLQTVEIKVKMDCDGCERRVRNVVRRMKGVKSVEVNRKQSRITVNGHVDPNKVLKRVKSTGKKAEFWPYIPQHMVYYPFAPGMYDKRAPTGHIRNPTQAFPAANSAGENYVSLFSDDNVHAACSIM from the exons ATGGGTGCATTAGATTATATATCTAGCTTTTGTTCATATACATACTCTAATGCTAAAACCAAGCGTAAGCCATTGCAG acAGTGGAAATCAAGGTCAAAATGGACTGTGACGGCTGTGAAAGAAGAGTTAGAAACGTGGTTCGTCGCATGAAAG GCGTGAAATCGGTGGAGGTGAACCGGAAACAGAGCCGGATAACGGTGAACGGGCACGTGGATCCAAACAAGGTGTTGAAGAGAGTGAAGAGCACAGGGAAGAAGGCAGAGTTTTGGCCTTACATACCTCAGCATATGGTCTATTACCCTTTCGCGCCTGGCATGTACGACAAACGCGCTCCCACAGGCCACATCCGTAACCCCACACAAGCGTTTCCAGCCGCAAACTCAGCTGGTGAAAACTACGTTTCCCTCTTCAGCGACGACAACGTCCACGCCGCTTGTTCCATCATGTGA
- the LOC108814612 gene encoding heavy metal-associated isoprenylated plant protein 21 isoform X2, whose amino-acid sequence MDCDGCERRVRNVVRRMKGVKSVEVNRKQSRITVNGHVDPNKVLKRVKSTGKKAEFWPYIPQHMVYYPFAPGMYDKRAPTGHIRNPTQAFPAANSAGENYVSLFSDDNVHAACSIM is encoded by the exons ATGGACTGTGACGGCTGTGAAAGAAGAGTTAGAAACGTGGTTCGTCGCATGAAAG GCGTGAAATCGGTGGAGGTGAACCGGAAACAGAGCCGGATAACGGTGAACGGGCACGTGGATCCAAACAAGGTGTTGAAGAGAGTGAAGAGCACAGGGAAGAAGGCAGAGTTTTGGCCTTACATACCTCAGCATATGGTCTATTACCCTTTCGCGCCTGGCATGTACGACAAACGCGCTCCCACAGGCCACATCCGTAACCCCACACAAGCGTTTCCAGCCGCAAACTCAGCTGGTGAAAACTACGTTTCCCTCTTCAGCGACGACAACGTCCACGCCGCTTGTTCCATCATGTGA